The following proteins come from a genomic window of Diorhabda carinulata isolate Delta chromosome X, icDioCari1.1, whole genome shotgun sequence:
- the LOC130901836 gene encoding m7GpppN-mRNA hydrolase translates to MGETENVETRTVKHSIPIDILNDLLTRFIICVPESAKQNLIRICFQIELAHWFYLDFYVGNDNRLKACSIYEFAAHVFQHIPYLKTQSHKLNDILEEWKEYKQSVPTYGAIILSENLSHVLLVQSYWTKSSWSFPKGKVNEEEDPAHCAIREVLEETGFDISNHLNPEEYFESTINDQLVRLYIIKNIPMTTKFCPKTRCEIKACSWFAVTDLPTSKKDSTPKTKIGVNANAFFMVLPFVKRLKQLCNLNGSTNHPRLRHKSVSLCENELVYSRHRTKSMHNKLDADDLRHIKKRQEKKHSKKQLFSEDDNFDSNFCAPSWLNFKFDKNAIMECMP, encoded by the exons ATGGGTGAAACAGAAAATGTCGAGACGAGAACAGTAAAGCATTCTATTCCTATTGATATTCTAAATGACCTTTTAAC gaGATTTATTATTTGTGTGCCAGAATCTGCGAAGCAGAATTTAATAagaatatgttttcaaattgagTTAGCTCATTGGTTCTATTTGGACTTTTATGTTGGAAATGATAATAGGTTAAAAGCATGCAGTATATATGAATTTGCTGCACATGTGTTTCAG cATATTCcctacttaaaaacccaaagtCATAAGCTAAATGATATCCTAGAAGAATGGAAAGAGTATAAACAAAGCGTACCAACGTATGGGGCCATAATTCTGTCTGAAAATTTATCACACGTTCTTCTAGTCCAGAGTTATTGGACAAAATCCTCTTGGAGTTTTCCAAAAGGAAAAGTAAATGAAGAGGAAGATCCTGCCCATTGTGCTATTAGGGAAGTACTAGAAGAAACCGGTTTCGATATCAGCAATCATTTAAATCccgaagaatattttgaatctacAATAAATGATCAACTAGTTAG gttatacataataaaaaatataccgATGACAACAAAATTCTGTCCGAAAACCAGATGTGAAATAAAGGCATGCTCTTGGTTCGCCGTTACCGACTTACCGACCAGTAAAAAAGATTCCACACCTAAGACAAAAATAGGTGTAAATGCTAATgcattttttatggttttacCATTTGTGAAAAGACTGAAACAATTGTGTAATCTTAATGGTAGTACAAATCATCCCAGGCTTAGACATAAGTCTGTAAGTTTGTGTGAAAACGAATTGGTATATTCGAGACATag GACCAAATCCATGCATAATAAGTTAGATGCAGATGATTTAAGGCATATCAAAAAACGTCAAGAGAAAAAACATTCAAAGAAACAATTGTTCTCGGAAGACGATAATTTCGATTCGAACTTTTGTGCTCCCTCGTggttaaatttcaaatttgataaaaatgcaATCATGGAATGTATgccatga
- the LOC130901837 gene encoding dimethyladenosine transferase 1, mitochondrial encodes MITPRKHIRLPPLPTIRDLVKLYRIRALRQLSQNFLMDERITDNIVKAAGKLRDHHVCEIGPGPGGITRSIIKKQPKKLIVVEKDPRFLPTLELLQECCKDFTDFQIEIDDIRSYNFETGFKEAPKHDWFEAPPPVHLIGNLPFSVSTNLIIRFLQSISEKNSAWTFGRSSMTLTFQKEVGERMVAPIMDKQRCRLSVMCQLWCEVQYKFTIPGKAFVPKPDVDVAVMTLVPLKYPLVDLPFKMVEKVLRTIFNMRQKYCIRGIEKLFPEHLRTDLGVKLCKLADIETTTRPFQISNEEFVRILYAYKVICEDHPGLEQYDFRAAKIPLME; translated from the exons ATGATTACTCCAAGAAAGCATATTCGTTTACCTCCTTTACCTACTATTAGAGATTTAGTTAAGTTATATCGTATTCGAGCACTTCGTCAgttatctcaaaattttttaatggatgaGAG GATTACTGATAATATTGTTAAAGCTGCTGGAAAATTAAGAGATCATCATGTTTGTGAAATTGGTCCTGGACCAGGAGGTATCACTagatcaataataaaaaagcaaCCTAAGAAATTGATTGTAGTTGAAAAAGATCCCAGGTTCCTTCCTACATTGGAGCTATTGCAAGAATGTTGTAAagattttactgattttcaaatagaaattgatgataTCAGAAGTTACAATTTCGAGACTGGTTTTAAAGAAGCTCCAAAACATGATTGGTTTGAGGCACCACCTCCAGTTCATCTAATAG GTAATTTACCTTTCAGTGTTTCTACAAATCTCATCATTAGATTTCTACAGTCAATATCTGAGAAAAATTCAGCGTGGACCTTCGGAAGATCATCAATGACTTTAACATTTCAAAAAGAAGTTGGGGAAAGAATGGTGGCGCCTATTATGGACAAACAAAGATGTCGTTTATCAGTAATGTGTCAATTATGGTGTGAAGTTCAATATAAATTCACCATACCCGGTAAAGCATTTGTACCAAAACCAGATGTCGACGTTGCTGTAATGACTCTTGTTCCATTGAAATATCCTCTAGTGGATCTTCCATTCAAAATGGTTGAAAAAGTTCTAAGAACCATTTTTAATATGAGGCAGAAGTATTGCATACGAGGAATTGAAAAACTGTTTCCAGAACATCTGAGAACTGATCTAG GCGTCAAACTTTGTAAACTAGCTGATATTGAGACCACTACAAGACCATTTCAAATAAGTAATGAAGAATTCGTGAGAATATTGTATGCTTACAAGGTCATTTGTGAGGATCACCCTGGATTAGAGCAGTATGATTTTAGAGCCGCTAAAATACCACTGATGGAGTAg
- the LOC130901834 gene encoding alanine--glyoxylate aminotransferase 2, mitochondrial isoform X1, with protein MNQFARYLRHYCTKPELPKCDFIPKKYKGLSYNEMKEIRNVNVNPVLITYYSEPLALHQGYKQWLFDIYGKRYLDMFAGVCTVAVGHCHPKINEAVKEQMDTLGHITTLYFNTKLQEYAKKLAGKLPGNLESIYFVNSGSEANDLALLIARAYTGKFDVMSLKNCYHGMTYQTMGLTSNNTYKYPVAGPAGMFTTLNPDVYRGLWGGQNCRDSPVQTDRSCNCSGECQAGLKYLEQFEHELKHDIPKTGLAAFWAESIQGLGGAVQYPKNFIKGVYEMVKSKGGLYVADEVQTGFGRTGEHFWGFEGHGIVPDIVTMAKGIGNGYPLAAVATTPEIAGALTKAAHFNTFGGNPIGCTVGKTVLEIIEEEKLQENSKNIGTYLLLELEKLKSKFSIVGDVRGKGLMIGVELVEDKDSKVPLDGARMMKFWEKCLDLGLIIGRGGLHGNVSSILNIYAQVLQNLCHLHILLLRLDSVSVRRKPHTTICTPHAV; from the exons ATGAATCAGTTCGCTCGCTATTTACGACATTACTGTACAAAACCAGAATTGCCAAAATGTGACTTCATCCCTAAAAAGTACAAG GGTTTGTCCTacaatgaaatgaaagaaatacGAAACGTAAACGTCAATCCCGTTCTTATAACTTATTATAGTGAACCGCTTGCCTTACATCAAGGTTATAAACAATGGTTATTCGATATTTATGGAAAACGTTATTTGGACATGTTCGCGGGAGTGTGCACAGTTGCTGTTGGACATTGTCATCC GAAAATTAACGAAGCTGTGAAAGAACAAATGGATACATTAGGTCATATCACAACTCTCTATTTCAACACAAAATTGCAAGAATATGCTAAGAAGTTGGCTGGAAAATTACCGGGTAATTTAGAA AGTATCTATTTTGTAAACAGTGGTAGTGAAGCAAATGATTTAGCTTTATTGATAGCTAGAGCTTATACTGGAAAATTTGATGTTATgtctttgaaaaattgttatcaCGGTATGACTTACCAAACTATGGGATTGACATCAAATAATACTTACAAGTATCCTGTAGCAGGGCCAGCTGGAATGTTTAcg ACTTTAAATCCTGATGTTTACCGAGGATTATGGGGTGGTCAGAACTGTCGTGACAGTCCCGTTCAAACAGACAGATCTTGCAATTGCAGTGGAGAGTGTCAAGCaggtttgaaatatttggaacaaTTCGAACATGAACTCAAACACGATATTCCAAAGACTGGCTTAGCTGCGTTTTGGGCGGAATCTATCCAAGGTCTTGGAGGGGCTGTTCAATAtcccaaaaatttcataaaaggTGTTTATGAGATGGTAAAAAGTAAAGGTGGACTTTACGTAGCTGACGAA GTACAAACAGGATTTGGAAGAACAGGAGAACATTTTTGGGGTTTTGAAGGACACGGTATCGTTCCAGATATAGTAACAATGGCTAAAGGAATCGGTAACGGTTATCCTTTGGCGGCAGTAGCAACTACCCCAGAAATTGCCGGTGCATTAACAAAAGCAGCACATTTCAATACTTTCGGAGGAAATCCAATAGGATGTACAGTGGGCAAGACTGTACTTGAG ATTATCGAAGAAGAAAAACTTCAAGAAAACTCTAAAAATATTGGAACATACTTGTTATTggaattggaaaaattaaaatcaaaatttagtaTAGTGGGTGATGTTCGTGGGAAAGGATTGATGATTGGTGTCGAATTAGTTGAAGACAAGGACTCTAAAGTGCCGTTAGATGGTGCAAGAATGatgaaattttgggaaaaatgtCTTGATCTCGGATTAATTATTGGAAGAGGTGGTTTGCATGGAAACGTAAGttccattttaaatatttatgcgcaagttttacaaaatttgtgTCATCTTCATATCTTGCTCCTTCGATTAGATTCTGTCTCTGTAAGAAGAAAACCACACACAACAATATGTACCCCGCACGCTGTATGA
- the LOC130901834 gene encoding alanine--glyoxylate aminotransferase 2, mitochondrial isoform X2, whose amino-acid sequence MNQFARYLRHYCTKPELPKCDFIPKKYKGLSYNEMKEIRNVNVNPVLITYYSEPLALHQGYKQWLFDIYGKRYLDMFAGVCTVAVGHCHPKINEAVKEQMDTLGHITTLYFNTKLQEYAKKLAGKLPGNLESIYFVNSGSEANDLALLIARAYTGKFDVMSLKNCYHGMTYQTMGLTSNNTYKYPVAGPAGMFTTLNPDVYRGLWGGQNCRDSPVQTDRSCNCSGECQAGLKYLEQFEHELKHDIPKTGLAAFWAESIQGLGGAVQYPKNFIKGVYEMVKSKGGLYVADEVQTGFGRTGEHFWGFEGHGIVPDIVTMAKGIGNGYPLAAVATTPEIAGALTKAAHFNTFGGNPIGCTVGKTVLEIIEEEKLQENSKNIGTYLLLELEKLKSKFSIVGDVRGKGLMIGVELVEDKDSKVPLDGARMMKFWEKCLDLGLIIGRGGLHGNVIRIKPPMCITKEDSDFTLKVMELSLKDV is encoded by the exons ATGAATCAGTTCGCTCGCTATTTACGACATTACTGTACAAAACCAGAATTGCCAAAATGTGACTTCATCCCTAAAAAGTACAAG GGTTTGTCCTacaatgaaatgaaagaaatacGAAACGTAAACGTCAATCCCGTTCTTATAACTTATTATAGTGAACCGCTTGCCTTACATCAAGGTTATAAACAATGGTTATTCGATATTTATGGAAAACGTTATTTGGACATGTTCGCGGGAGTGTGCACAGTTGCTGTTGGACATTGTCATCC GAAAATTAACGAAGCTGTGAAAGAACAAATGGATACATTAGGTCATATCACAACTCTCTATTTCAACACAAAATTGCAAGAATATGCTAAGAAGTTGGCTGGAAAATTACCGGGTAATTTAGAA AGTATCTATTTTGTAAACAGTGGTAGTGAAGCAAATGATTTAGCTTTATTGATAGCTAGAGCTTATACTGGAAAATTTGATGTTATgtctttgaaaaattgttatcaCGGTATGACTTACCAAACTATGGGATTGACATCAAATAATACTTACAAGTATCCTGTAGCAGGGCCAGCTGGAATGTTTAcg ACTTTAAATCCTGATGTTTACCGAGGATTATGGGGTGGTCAGAACTGTCGTGACAGTCCCGTTCAAACAGACAGATCTTGCAATTGCAGTGGAGAGTGTCAAGCaggtttgaaatatttggaacaaTTCGAACATGAACTCAAACACGATATTCCAAAGACTGGCTTAGCTGCGTTTTGGGCGGAATCTATCCAAGGTCTTGGAGGGGCTGTTCAATAtcccaaaaatttcataaaaggTGTTTATGAGATGGTAAAAAGTAAAGGTGGACTTTACGTAGCTGACGAA GTACAAACAGGATTTGGAAGAACAGGAGAACATTTTTGGGGTTTTGAAGGACACGGTATCGTTCCAGATATAGTAACAATGGCTAAAGGAATCGGTAACGGTTATCCTTTGGCGGCAGTAGCAACTACCCCAGAAATTGCCGGTGCATTAACAAAAGCAGCACATTTCAATACTTTCGGAGGAAATCCAATAGGATGTACAGTGGGCAAGACTGTACTTGAG ATTATCGAAGAAGAAAAACTTCAAGAAAACTCTAAAAATATTGGAACATACTTGTTATTggaattggaaaaattaaaatcaaaatttagtaTAGTGGGTGATGTTCGTGGGAAAGGATTGATGATTGGTGTCGAATTAGTTGAAGACAAGGACTCTAAAGTGCCGTTAGATGGTGCAAGAATGatgaaattttgggaaaaatgtCTTGATCTCGGATTAATTATTGGAAGAGGTGGTTTGCATGGAAAC GTAATCAGAATAAAGCCTCCAATGTGTATAACAAAAGAAGACTCCGATTTTACTTTAAAAGTAATGGAACTTTCCCTGAAAGATGTATGA
- the LOC130901840 gene encoding uncharacterized protein LOC130901840 isoform X2, which translates to MSVISPTDHFSGCFGILTKLNAKNTDNIKYSKTQFFQKVSKPSNSYDSSTRITVQTHKYQRVSTPESFVRTSKFQQKGIIFIWPQKKTHFRDISAESFWESLLYTRDNVTVPTSNLWIMPRCKELQQCIQTYTWHIRSSRTSANVFIC; encoded by the exons ATGTCTGTAATATCACCGACGGATCACTTTTCTGGTTGTTTTGGAATATTGACGAAATTGAATGCTAAGAATACAGACAACATCAAATATTCTAAAACGCAGTTTTTTCAGAAAGTTTCCAAACCTTCAAATAGTTACGATTCATCAACTCGTATAACTGTTCAAACTCACAAATACCAGAGAGTGTCCACTCCCGAATCTTTTGTCAGAACCTCCAAATTTCAACAGAAAggaatcatttttatatggCCACAAAAAAAGACGCATTTCAG GGATATTTCAGCCGAAAGCTTCTGGGAGTCTCTACTATATACCAGGGACAATGTAACTGTACCTACATCAAACTTGTGGATAATGCCCCGTTGCAAGGAACTACAACAGTGTATCCAGACGTACACGTGGCATATACGGAGCTCCAGAACATCGGCCAacgtatttatttgttaa
- the LOC130901840 gene encoding uncharacterized protein LOC130901840 isoform X1 produces the protein MSVISPTDHFSGCFGILTKLNAKNTDNIKYSKTQFFQKVSKPSNSYDSSTRITVQTHKYQRVSTPESFVRTSKFQQKGIIFIWPQKKTHFRHHEVTFVAWIATHVLYWLYNLHVLPSGRVLPMKPPPWKFQYRIRKPDTRDYIIEPAWETSPISSTHSNY, from the exons ATGTCTGTAATATCACCGACGGATCACTTTTCTGGTTGTTTTGGAATATTGACGAAATTGAATGCTAAGAATACAGACAACATCAAATATTCTAAAACGCAGTTTTTTCAGAAAGTTTCCAAACCTTCAAATAGTTACGATTCATCAACTCGTATAACTGTTCAAACTCACAAATACCAGAGAGTGTCCACTCCCGAATCTTTTGTCAGAACCTCCAAATTTCAACAGAAAggaatcatttttatatggCCACAAAAAAAGACGCATTTCAG aCACCACGAAGTAACCTTTGTCGCTTGGATTGCTACCCACGTATTATATTGGTTATATAATTTACACGTACTACCAAGTGGTCGAGTACTACCCATGAAACCACCTCCTTGGAAATTTCAATACCGTATTAGAAAACCCGATACTCGTGATTACATCATAGAACCGGCTTGGGAAACTTCACCTATTTCCAGCACACATTCAAATTATTAG
- the LOC130901711 gene encoding EP300-interacting inhibitor of differentiation 3, with protein MSRYADENQENTMRRNPQQRKLVYRNLLTKLEGIEETEDVGLNTVNELGNVLREANALDTEWNIDDRVEHADETYLDCLVLSSASSVLKKCIHAVDVFTSTYDPSEYSSHIINSIKEDVELRPPDLLKLLDSARKIIPKVPQYTYVYGTYDLDKLPEPKPQKERLKIVKEKVQKKEPEKLINLNKEEEAIEDIVKILFDVLSLKYQENNEQPINYYDYIIDTEDFANTVENMFYFSFLVRDGRASIDLNSKGDPVIKPVKKRTLKEFRKEGGVNPQIISQITMDQWRKINKPGYLQQHKKNPC; from the exons ATGAGTAGATATGCTGatgaaaatcaagaaaacactATGAGACGAAATCCTCAACAACGGAAATTGGTGTATAGAAATCTTTTAACTAAACTAGAAGGAATTG aagAAACAGAGGATGTAGGTCTCAACACAGTGAATGAATTAGGAAATGTATTAAGAGAGGCAAATGCTTTGGATACAGAATGGAATATTGATGATAGAGTAGAGCATGCAGATGAAACTTATTTAGATTGCCTAGTATTGTCTTCAGCTAGTTCTGTTTTAAAGAAATGTATACATGCTGTTGATGTGTTTACTTCTACATATGATCCATCAGAATATTCCTCTCACATA aTAAACAGTATTAAAGAAGATGTGGAACTTAGACCTCCAGATTTACTAAAACTGCTGGACAGTGCTAGAAAGATAATTCCAAAAGTGCCTCAATACACATATGTATATGGAACATATGATTTAGACAAATTACCTGAACCAAAGCCACAAAAAGAGAGATTGAAAATAGTTAAAGAAAAGGTACAAAAAAAAGAACCTGAAAAGCTTATAAATctgaataaagaagaagaagctaTAGAAGATatagttaaaatattatttgatgtCTTATCCTTGAAATATCAAGAAAACAATGAACaaccaataaattattatgattatatcaTTGATACAGAAGATTTTGCCAACACTGtggaaaatatgttttacttttcatttttagttaGAGATGGGAGGGCAAGTATAGATTTAA ATAGTAAGGGTGACCCAGTTATCAAACCAGTAAAAAAGAGGACATTGAAGGAGTTTAGGAAAGAAGGAGGAGTTAATCCACAAATTATTAGTCAAATAACCATGGATCAATGGAGg aaaatcaacAAACCTGGATACCTACAACAACATAAGAAGAACCCATGCTga
- the LOC130901710 gene encoding dnaJ homolog subfamily C member 25 homolog produces MLQYLIAITSLLFISIFSTSAQLLEGIYCGKENCYDVLEITREATKSEISKNYRKLAKQYHPDLHRTPEAKEKAEERFKIIANAYEILKDEETRTDYDYMLDNPDEYYAHYYRYYRRRVAPKVDVRIVLIVTISIISAIQYYSGWQRYDTAIKYFMTVPKYRNKALEIAKEDGLLLHDKKARKSKKESKEETEGIIKRVIEDKMDIKGAYAKPTIMDILWIQLIMLPYTITKYIYWNLSWFWRHTVLKQEYNDEEKLYIIRKFMKMSEHQFNSQEDDKKQEFLDQELWIREKFNEWYKQEEENTKRQMAESNKYKQYRRYIKNHGVGRMTFDDS; encoded by the exons atgcTCCAATACTTAATAGCGATAACttcattattattcatttccatattttctacAAGTGCTCAATTATTGGAAGGGATATATTGTGGTAAAGAAAATTGTTATGATGTACTTGAAATCACAAGAGAGGCAACGAAAAgtgaaatatccaaaaattaccGAAAACTGGCAAAGCAGTATCATCCTGATCTTCATAGAACACCAGAGGCCAAGGAGAAGGCGGAGGAACGATTCAAAATAATAGCAAATGCCTATGAAATCTTGAAAGATGAAGAAACTCGTACCGATTATGATTATATGTTGGATAATCCCGATGAGTATTACGCCCATTATTATAG GTATTACCGAAGAAGAGTAGCTCCTAAGGTAGATGTTcgaattgttttaattgttacaatttcaataatatcagCAATACAATATTACAGTGGATGGCAGAGATATGATACTGCCATTAAGTATTTCATGACGGTGCCAAAGTATAGAAATAAAGCTTTAGAAATTGCTAAAGAAGACGGACTTTTGCTTCATGATAAGAAAGCtcgaaaaagtaaaaaagaatcAAAAGAAGAAACAGAAGGAATAATTAAAAGGGTAATAGAAGATAAAATGGATATAAAAGGAGCTTATGCAAAACCGACCATAATGGATATTCTTTGGATTCAGTTAATTATGCTTCCATACACAATTACTAAgtatatttattggaatttatcTTGGTTTTGGAGACACACAGTACTGAAACAAGAATACaatgatgaagaaaaattgtatattataagaaaatttatgaaaatgagTGAACATCAATTCAATAGTCAAGAAGATGACAAAAAGCAGGAATTTTTAGATCAAGAATTATGGATAAGAGAAAAGTTCAATGAATGGTataaacaagaagaagaaaacaccAAAAGGCAAATGGCtgaaagtaataaatataaacaatatagaCGTTATATTAAAAATCATGGAGTTGGAAGAATGACATTTGATGATtcttaa